In Candidatus Poribacteria bacterium, the following are encoded in one genomic region:
- a CDS encoding HNH endonuclease: MNMTREDIIKKFQKLNPWKRGEERAVHKPLLVLYAMGKLLGGEDCTGRFTSYVDIETHLPDLLREFGPWREKYNPADPFWRLQNDEVWEVTNADKIYVHQGNASITDLREYETSGGFPEEIADQLQNDFGLTFEIIGRLLASHFPVTYHEDILQAVGIELSFRIPNQPRDPKFRQNILEAYNYRCAICGFNVKLRDRPVALEAAHIKWRMAEGPDKEGNGLALCSLHHKLFDRGAFTLSNQLEVRVSEHVDKTSVGFEEWLKQFDGREINFSPREQIYYPNEDFTEWHLKEVFKGNYNESSW, from the coding sequence ATGAATATGACGCGAGAAGACATTATCAAGAAATTCCAGAAATTGAATCCATGGAAACGAGGTGAAGAAAGGGCAGTACACAAGCCGCTTCTTGTATTGTATGCGATGGGGAAATTGTTGGGCGGTGAAGATTGTACAGGTAGATTCACATCATACGTAGATATAGAAACACATCTCCCAGACTTACTACGGGAATTTGGACCGTGGCGTGAGAAATATAATCCAGCAGACCCGTTTTGGCGTTTGCAAAATGACGAAGTTTGGGAGGTTACTAATGCCGATAAAATCTATGTTCACCAAGGTAATGCCTCTATAACGGATCTGAGGGAATATGAAACATCTGGTGGTTTTCCAGAAGAAATCGCCGATCAGCTTCAAAATGATTTCGGTTTAACTTTTGAAATAATAGGTCGCTTATTAGCCTCGCATTTTCCGGTCACATATCATGAAGACATTTTACAAGCCGTTGGAATTGAATTATCCTTCAGGATACCTAATCAACCGCGTGACCCCAAGTTCCGACAGAATATTCTGGAAGCCTATAACTACAGATGTGCGATTTGTGGTTTTAACGTGAAATTACGCGATCGTCCCGTAGCATTGGAAGCAGCACATATCAAATGGCGTATGGCAGAAGGTCCTGATAAAGAAGGAAACGGCCTTGCTTTGTGTTCACTACACCATAAACTCTTTGATCGAGGTGCTTTTACATTGTCTAACCAATTGGAAGTACGCGTCTCGGAGCATGTTGATAAAACATCAGTAGGTTTTGAGGAATGGTTAAAGCAATTCGATGGTCGAGAAATTAACTTTTCACCACGGGAACAAATTTATTATCCTAACGAAGATTTTACAGAATGGCACCTAAAAGAGGTGTTTAAAGGGAATTATAACGAATCATCATGGTAA